A window of the Vigna angularis cultivar LongXiaoDou No.4 chromosome 3, ASM1680809v1, whole genome shotgun sequence genome harbors these coding sequences:
- the LOC108325316 gene encoding GDSL esterase/lipase At5g03610, with product MMNSHNQQLSLLCLSLALLLLSGLRVEARLQHHATSYQKLFVFGDSYVDTGNTRIDQPGSWKNPYGITFPGKPAGRFSDGRVLTDYIAKFLGLKSPLPYKFRKFIPQNLKYGMNFAYGGTGVFDTSSKNPNMTIQIDFFKQLIKENVYTASDLSNSVALVSVAGNDYNFYLARNGSIQGFPSFIASVVNQTAINLLRIQSLGVKKIVVDGLQPLGCLPGNTASLSFQKCNSTFNDLVLLHNNLLNQAVTKLNQQTKNQTTFIVLDLYDSFLSVLNNPSNNNIKDAFKPCCVGISSQYSCGSVDENNVKKYKVCDHPKSAFFWDLLHPSQAGWLAVYNELQTSKALQQIRY from the exons ATGATGAACTCACACAACCAACAGCTTTCCCTCTTATGTCTTTCTCTAGCACTTCTACTTCTctcag GTTTGAGAGTTGAGGCTAGGTTGCAACATCATGCGACCAGTTACcaaaaattgtttgtttttggCGACTCCTATGTGGATACTGGAAACACGAGAATAGATCAACCTGGGTCGTGGAAAAACCCTTACGGCATAACTTTCCCCGGAAAACCTGCCGGAAGATTCTCGGACGGTAGAGTTCTAACAGACTACATTG CTAAGTTTTTGGGACTCAAATCGCCTCTTCCCTACAAATTTAGGAAATTCATTCCACAAAATTTGAAATACGGGATGAACTTTGCATATGGTGGTACTGGCGTGTTTGACACATCCTCCAAAAACCCAAACATGACAATCCAAATAGATTTCTTCAAGCAGTTGATCAAAGAAAATGTGTACACAGCTTCAGACCTCAGCAATTCTGTGGCACTTGTCTCTGTCGCAGGAAATGATTACAATTTCTACTTGGCAAGAAATGGCTCTATTCAG GGTTTTCCCTCTTTCATCGCCTCGGTGGTTAATCAAACTGCAATCAACTTGCTTCGCATCCAAAGTCTGGGAGTGAAGAAAATTGTTGTGGATGGTCTACAGCCACTTGGATGTCTTCCTGGAAACACAGCCTCATTATCATTCCAAAAATGTAACAGTACCTTCAATGACCTCGTACTGCTCCACAACAACTTATTGAACCAAGCTGTGACCAAGTTGAATCAACAAACCAAGAATCAAACAACATTCATCGTTCTTGATCTTTACGACAGTTTCTTGTCGGTGCTGAACAACCCATCTAACAATAACATCAAGGACGCATTCAAGCCTTGTTGCGTTGGTATAAGCAGCCAATATTCATGTGGAAGTGTGGATGAAAACAATGTTAAGAAATATAAGGTCTGTGATCATCCCAAATCAGCTTTCTTTTGGGACCTTTTGCATCCCTCTCAAGCTGGTTGGCTTGCCGTGTATAACGAGTTGCAAACCTCAAAGGCTCTTCAACAAATCCGATACTGA